A genomic window from Rhizobium sp. 007 includes:
- a CDS encoding aminodeoxychorismate synthase component I, translated as MTISQSCILFRDDTTGEVMLFADPAEIIIARTRAEFFAGLARMETAKTDGKWLAGYLSYEAGYLFEEKLAGFVEENRQTPLLCFGIFDAPQKDGRPLAQPKQRLDNEEFLTAPKAAWAFPAYKERFDRLHRHLRQGDCYQANLTMPIEARWNGDPRAAFWSLIERQPVKYGALVDLGGPVILSRSPELFFRTDEEGWIETHPMKGTAKRGADAAEDAAIVAAMRHDIKTQAENRMIVDLLRNDISRITEVGTLDVPKLFEIETYPTLHQMVSHVQAKLLPDLSIRDIFAALFPCGSITGAPKLSAMHILHELEDTPRDAYCGAIGMISPAGAMRFSVAIRTISLFEDGRAIFNVGGGIVFDSTAEAEYEECLLKARFAIGDQDIAR; from the coding sequence ATGACAATTTCTCAGTCTTGCATCCTCTTCCGCGACGACACGACCGGCGAAGTCATGCTCTTCGCCGATCCCGCCGAGATCATCATCGCCCGGACGCGTGCCGAATTCTTCGCCGGCCTCGCGCGGATGGAGACGGCCAAGACGGACGGAAAGTGGCTGGCAGGATATCTATCTTACGAAGCGGGCTATCTCTTCGAGGAAAAACTCGCGGGCTTCGTGGAAGAGAACAGGCAGACGCCGTTGCTCTGCTTCGGCATCTTCGACGCCCCGCAGAAGGACGGTCGTCCGCTCGCGCAGCCGAAACAGCGTCTCGACAACGAGGAATTCCTGACGGCGCCCAAAGCCGCTTGGGCATTCCCCGCATACAAAGAGCGCTTCGACCGATTGCATCGGCATCTGCGCCAGGGCGATTGCTATCAAGCAAACCTCACCATGCCCATCGAAGCACGTTGGAATGGAGATCCGCGCGCGGCCTTCTGGTCGCTGATCGAACGTCAGCCGGTGAAATACGGTGCGCTCGTCGATCTCGGCGGCCCCGTCATCCTGTCCCGCTCTCCCGAGCTCTTCTTCCGGACGGACGAGGAAGGCTGGATCGAGACGCATCCGATGAAAGGCACCGCCAAGCGTGGCGCCGATGCGGCCGAAGATGCCGCCATTGTCGCGGCGATGCGTCACGATATAAAGACACAAGCCGAAAACCGGATGATCGTCGACCTGCTTCGCAATGACATCTCGCGCATCACGGAGGTCGGTACGCTCGATGTTCCGAAGCTCTTCGAGATCGAGACCTACCCCACACTGCACCAAATGGTAAGCCATGTGCAGGCGAAACTTCTTCCCGACCTTTCCATCCGCGATATCTTCGCCGCCCTCTTCCCCTGCGGCTCGATCACCGGCGCACCGAAGCTCAGCGCCATGCACATCCTGCACGAACTCGAAGACACGCCACGCGACGCCTATTGCGGCGCGATCGGCATGATCTCTCCGGCAGGCGCCATGCGCTTTTCGGTTGCGATCCGCACGATCAGCCTTTTTGAGGACGGCAGGGCAATCTTCAATGTCGGTGGCGGCATCGTCTTCGATTCCACTGCGGAAGCCGAATATGAAGAATGCCTGCTCAAGGCGCGTTTTGCGATCGGCGACCAGGACATCGCGCGATGA
- a CDS encoding aminotransferase class IV family protein: MSDFSLIETLRFEPGTGFMRLRLHLARLTRSARRIGFAEPRHALDELNASVQGATGALRIRLTFDAQGRIDVTTAPFTPLAPGTVWNIRIASTRLDSADKLLRIKTTRRTLYEAARAEYTPQQADEVLMLNERGDVCEGTITSVFLGDGSGILRTPPISCGLLAGVLRTELICQRNARVGRIRLDDLNNGQIYVGNSLRGLIPARLFI; the protein is encoded by the coding sequence ATGAGCGACTTCTCGCTGATTGAGACATTGCGGTTTGAACCGGGGACCGGCTTCATGCGCCTGCGGCTGCATCTTGCCCGTCTGACGCGCTCGGCCCGGCGGATCGGCTTTGCCGAGCCGCGACATGCGCTCGATGAGCTCAATGCCTCCGTCCAAGGCGCGACGGGCGCTCTGCGCATCCGGCTGACCTTCGATGCGCAGGGCCGCATAGACGTCACGACCGCGCCTTTCACACCGCTTGCGCCCGGCACGGTGTGGAACATCCGCATCGCTTCGACCCGCCTCGACAGCGCCGACAAGCTGCTGCGGATCAAGACCACCCGCCGCACGCTCTACGAAGCCGCCCGCGCCGAATACACGCCGCAGCAGGCGGACGAAGTGCTGATGCTGAACGAACGCGGCGACGTCTGCGAAGGCACGATCACTTCAGTCTTCCTCGGCGATGGTTCCGGCATCCTTCGCACCCCGCCGATTTCCTGCGGCCTGCTCGCTGGCGTGCTGCGCACAGAGTTGATCTGTCAGCGCAATGCCCGCGTCGGTCGCATCCGGCTGGACGATTTGAACAACGGCCAGATCTACGTTGGAAATTCGCTCCGCGGCCTCATCCCTGCACGGCTTTTCATCTAA
- a CDS encoding YciI family protein translates to MFMLALTYVKPNEEADKHMEPHMAWVKEGYAKGWFLASGRKVPRTGGVILAIGNRAEIEAYVAADPFMVHGVAEYEITEVAVTTVAEGLDILKK, encoded by the coding sequence ATGTTCATGCTGGCGCTCACCTATGTGAAGCCGAACGAAGAGGCCGATAAGCACATGGAGCCGCATATGGCCTGGGTCAAGGAAGGCTATGCCAAAGGCTGGTTCCTTGCCTCCGGCCGCAAGGTTCCCCGCACCGGCGGCGTCATCCTCGCTATCGGCAATCGTGCCGAGATCGAGGCCTATGTCGCCGCCGATCCGTTCATGGTTCACGGCGTTGCAGAATATGAGATCACGGAAGTCGCGGTGACGACGGTGGCCGAGGGGCTGGATATCCTGAAAAAATAG
- a CDS encoding homospermidine synthase, translated as MTEQTHPVYAEITGPIVMIGFGSIGRGTLPLIERHFKFDKSRMVVIDPRDEPADMEILKKYGVLHIKEYVTKDNYKDLLKPLLTKGGGQGFCVNLSVDTGSLDIMKLCRKLDVLYIDTVVEPWLGFYFDKNMKNADRTNYALRETVRKEKAKNPGGATAVSTCGANPGMVSWFVKQALVNLANEIGVKFDEPDQHDREGWAKLMKKVGVKGIHIAERDTQRTKHPKPLNVFWNTWSVEGFISEGMQPAELGWGTHENWMPKNAKKQKKGCKAAIYLEQPGANTRVRTWCPTPGPQYGFLVTHNESISIADYFTVRDKDGEVTFRPTCHYAYHPANDAILSLHEMFGNGGTSQPVHHVLDEDELEDGIDELGVLLYGHEKNAYWFGSRLSLEETRRIAPYQNATGLQVTSAVLAGMVWALEHPKAGIVEADEIDYKRCLEVQLPYLGPVEGHYTDWTPLNGRPGLFPEDIDTKDPWQFKNILVRA; from the coding sequence ATGACGGAACAGACCCACCCGGTATATGCCGAAATTACCGGTCCGATCGTGATGATCGGCTTTGGCTCCATCGGCCGCGGCACGCTGCCGCTGATCGAGCGCCACTTCAAATTCGACAAGAGCCGGATGGTTGTCATCGACCCGCGCGACGAGCCGGCCGACATGGAGATCCTGAAGAAGTACGGTGTCCTCCACATCAAAGAATACGTGACGAAGGACAATTACAAGGATCTCCTGAAGCCGCTTCTGACCAAAGGCGGCGGTCAAGGCTTCTGCGTCAATCTCTCGGTCGATACCGGCTCGCTCGACATCATGAAGCTCTGCCGCAAGCTCGACGTACTTTATATCGACACCGTCGTGGAACCCTGGCTCGGCTTCTATTTCGACAAGAACATGAAGAACGCCGACCGCACCAATTATGCGCTGCGCGAAACCGTCCGCAAGGAAAAGGCGAAGAACCCTGGCGGTGCTACCGCCGTTTCCACCTGCGGCGCAAACCCAGGCATGGTGTCCTGGTTCGTCAAGCAGGCGCTTGTCAACCTCGCCAACGAAATCGGCGTGAAGTTCGACGAGCCGGATCAGCACGACCGTGAAGGCTGGGCGAAGCTGATGAAGAAGGTCGGCGTCAAGGGCATCCACATTGCCGAACGCGACACACAGCGCACCAAGCATCCGAAGCCGCTCAACGTCTTCTGGAATACCTGGTCGGTCGAAGGCTTCATTTCCGAAGGCATGCAGCCCGCAGAGCTCGGCTGGGGCACCCATGAAAACTGGATGCCGAAGAACGCCAAGAAGCAGAAAAAGGGCTGCAAGGCCGCGATCTATCTGGAGCAGCCGGGCGCCAATACCCGCGTGCGCACCTGGTGCCCGACGCCCGGTCCGCAATACGGTTTCCTTGTCACTCACAACGAGTCGATTTCGATCGCCGATTATTTCACGGTCCGCGACAAGGATGGCGAAGTCACGTTCCGCCCGACCTGCCACTATGCCTACCATCCGGCCAACGATGCGATCCTGTCGCTGCATGAGATGTTCGGTAACGGCGGCACGTCGCAGCCGGTCCACCACGTTCTCGACGAAGACGAACTGGAGGACGGCATCGACGAACTCGGTGTGCTCCTCTACGGCCACGAGAAGAACGCCTATTGGTTCGGCTCGCGCCTGTCGCTCGAAGAAACCCGCCGCATCGCGCCCTATCAGAATGCGACCGGCCTGCAGGTGACCTCTGCCGTTCTCGCAGGCATGGTCTGGGCTCTCGAACACCCGAAGGCCGGTATCGTCGAAGCCGACGAGATCGACTACAAGCGCTGCCTCGAAGTGCAGCTGCCCTATCTCGGCCCGGTTGAAGGTCACTACACCGACTGGACGCCGCTTAATGGTCGTCCGGGCCTCTTCCCGGAAGACATCGACACCAAGGATCCCTGGCAGTTCAAGAACATCCTGGTTCGTGCCTAA
- the omp10 gene encoding outer membrane lipoprotein Omp10: MTFRNILVLAGAAAALAACVSDRPMPVATRAAPTGVEGSWADPNGIISTFQAGTFTTRTTDSNQLLASGTYINTSPSLVEISMTSLVRKTQSKVNCALVNQSQLNCTSDAGSQFTLTRRM; encoded by the coding sequence ATGACGTTCAGAAACATTCTCGTCCTTGCGGGTGCTGCAGCAGCGCTTGCCGCCTGCGTCTCAGACCGCCCCATGCCGGTAGCGACACGCGCTGCGCCGACCGGCGTCGAGGGTTCCTGGGCCGATCCGAACGGCATCATTTCTACCTTCCAGGCAGGCACCTTCACCACCCGCACGACCGACAGCAACCAGCTGCTCGCGTCCGGCACCTATATCAACACCTCACCGTCACTGGTCGAAATCAGCATGACATCGCTGGTTCGCAAGACGCAGTCGAAGGTCAATTGCGCGCTCGTCAACCAAAGTCAGCTGAACTGCACCTCGGATGCAGGTTCGCAATTCACGTTGACGCGCCGCATGTAA
- a CDS encoding 5'-nucleotidase C-terminal domain-containing protein, whose amino-acid sequence MTKSFSFGLLTASMLALSAGAAFADYKLNILHINDFHSRIESINKFDSTCSAEDEGKNACFGGAARLKTAIDQRRQALSGQNVLLLNAGDNFQGSLFYTTYKGTAEAEMLNAMKFDVMTVGNHEFDDSEDGLAAFLDKVQFPVISANVLAADGSKLGDRIKPSLVLDVGGQKIGIVGAVANDTEELSSPGPKVMIAEDVQTISAAVQELKAQGINKIIALTHVGYPRDLAAIAKIPDVDVVVGGHSHSLLSNTDPKAEGPYPTMVDNPGGYKVPVVQAASYSKYLGDLVVDFDDSGVVKSAKGDPILIDSSFTPDPALVARIQELAKPIEELRKKVIGSSQAPIEGNRTVCRVKECSMGNLVADAMLDRTKNQGIQIAIQNGGGLRASIDGGDITQGEVITVLPFQNTVATFQLTGADIVTALENGVSQIDEGAGRFAQVAGLKYSFDKSKPAGSRVSGVEVKEGDKFAPIDPAKTYGVVTNNFMRAGGDGYSIFETAGKNAYDFGPDLADVTVEYLAAHNPYKPYTDGRIAEAAPAATAAPAAPAAPSAQAPAATAPAASAPAAATPASHVIAAGDTLWDLAKQFYGDGELWKKISEANGDPDPRRLMVGKELQVPAK is encoded by the coding sequence ATGACCAAGTCATTTAGCTTCGGTCTGTTGACCGCATCGATGCTGGCGCTTAGCGCTGGCGCAGCTTTCGCGGACTACAAGCTCAATATTCTTCATATCAATGATTTCCATTCACGCATCGAGTCGATCAACAAGTTCGATTCCACCTGCTCGGCGGAGGACGAAGGCAAGAACGCATGCTTCGGCGGCGCCGCCCGCTTGAAGACCGCGATCGACCAGCGCCGCCAGGCGCTGTCCGGCCAGAACGTCCTGCTTTTGAACGCCGGCGACAACTTTCAGGGTTCGCTCTTTTACACGACCTACAAAGGTACTGCGGAAGCCGAGATGCTGAACGCCATGAAGTTCGATGTGATGACCGTCGGCAACCATGAATTTGACGACAGCGAAGACGGCCTCGCCGCCTTCCTCGACAAGGTCCAGTTCCCGGTTATTTCCGCAAACGTCCTTGCCGCCGACGGCTCGAAGCTCGGCGATCGCATCAAGCCTTCGCTGGTGCTCGATGTCGGCGGGCAGAAGATCGGCATCGTCGGCGCCGTGGCCAATGATACCGAAGAGCTTTCCTCTCCCGGCCCCAAAGTGATGATTGCCGAGGACGTCCAGACGATCAGCGCAGCTGTCCAGGAATTGAAGGCCCAGGGCATCAACAAGATCATCGCGCTCACCCATGTCGGCTATCCGCGCGATCTCGCAGCCATCGCCAAGATTCCGGATGTCGATGTCGTCGTTGGCGGCCACTCGCACAGCCTGCTTTCGAACACCGATCCGAAGGCGGAAGGCCCCTACCCGACGATGGTGGACAATCCGGGCGGCTACAAGGTGCCCGTCGTGCAGGCGGCATCCTACAGCAAGTATCTCGGTGATCTCGTCGTCGACTTCGACGACAGCGGCGTCGTCAAGAGCGCCAAGGGCGATCCGATCCTGATCGACTCCTCCTTCACGCCCGACCCGGCCCTTGTTGCCCGTATCCAGGAACTGGCGAAACCGATCGAAGAACTCCGCAAGAAGGTCATCGGCTCGTCCCAAGCCCCGATCGAGGGCAACCGCACCGTTTGCCGCGTCAAGGAGTGCTCGATGGGCAACCTCGTTGCCGATGCCATGCTCGACCGCACGAAGAACCAGGGCATACAGATCGCCATCCAGAACGGCGGCGGCCTTCGCGCCTCGATCGACGGCGGCGATATCACCCAGGGCGAAGTCATCACCGTGCTGCCGTTCCAGAACACGGTGGCCACCTTCCAGCTGACGGGCGCAGACATCGTCACGGCGCTAGAAAACGGTGTCAGCCAGATCGACGAGGGCGCCGGCCGCTTCGCGCAGGTCGCCGGCCTGAAGTACAGCTTCGACAAGTCGAAGCCGGCGGGCAGCCGCGTCAGCGGCGTTGAGGTCAAGGAGGGTGACAAATTCGCACCGATCGATCCGGCCAAGACCTACGGGGTCGTCACCAACAATTTCATGCGCGCCGGCGGGGATGGCTATTCGATCTTCGAAACAGCCGGCAAGAATGCCTATGACTTCGGTCCGGATCTCGCCGACGTGACGGTCGAATATCTGGCAGCCCATAACCCTTACAAGCCCTACACCGACGGCCGCATAGCGGAAGCCGCCCCGGCTGCGACCGCTGCACCTGCCGCGCCGGCTGCTCCATCCGCTCAAGCTCCAGCCGCAACTGCGCCAGCTGCCAGCGCACCGGCTGCGGCGACGCCGGCAAGCCATGTCATCGCCGCAGGTGATACCCTTTGGGATCTTGCCAAGCAGTTTTACGGCGATGGCGAGCTCTGGAAGAAAATCTCCGAAGCCAAC